The DNA sequence GCCGTCGGCGCGGCTGCCGGTCAGGGTGGGCATGGGTTCCCTCCGGGGCGAGGAGGCCGCGGGGCGGGTCGCCCCACCCCGCGGCGTGGTTCAGTGGGTGCAGGCGCCGGTCGCCTTGACGACGCCGGCGGCGATGGTGATCGTGTAGCCGTTGGTGGTGGACGGTTCGTCCTTCAGGTAGCCGGCGGTCTTCAGCGCCGCCGGGTCCGCGGCGTAGCCGCCGGTCTTGGCGTAGAAGGCCTCGTTGGCGGTCTCGACGCTCT is a window from the Amycolatopsis sp. cg9 genome containing:
- a CDS encoding competence type IV pilus major pilin ComGC, translated to MLERLRAARANEDGFTLIELLIVVVILGVLAGVVVFAVQAFNGEGKAAACNADWKSVETANEAFYAKTGGYAADPAALKTAGYLKDEPSTTNGYTITIAAGVVKATGACTH